A genomic region of Xanthomonas campestris pv. phormiicola contains the following coding sequences:
- a CDS encoding flagellar basal body protein, with protein MSSIASVSSIALSGMRAAASGLQARANNVANAATEGFQRQVTANQEAPGGGVSVQVQAAGGEGSDLVDDMVGGLSARNDFQANARVLRAADDTIGSLLDVLA; from the coding sequence ATGAGTTCCATCGCTTCGGTGTCCTCGATCGCCCTGTCCGGCATGCGCGCCGCCGCCTCCGGGCTGCAGGCGCGCGCGAACAATGTCGCCAACGCCGCCACCGAGGGCTTCCAGCGCCAGGTCACGGCCAACCAGGAAGCACCCGGCGGCGGCGTGAGCGTCCAGGTGCAGGCGGCGGGCGGCGAGGGCAGCGACCTGGTCGACGACATGGTCGGCGGGCTGTCCGCACGCAACGATTTCCAGGCCAACGCGCGGGTGCTGCGCGCGGCCGACGACACCATCGGCAGCCTGCTAGACGTCCTGGCCTGA
- a CDS encoding DUF5597 domain-containing protein, which translates to MPRYVSRDGHHALFVDGAPYSIMAAQLHNSSAWPQVLPQALDAVQALHANTVEAPVYWEQFEPEPGRYDYRNVDALVEQSRARGLRLIVLWFGTWKNGQMHYVPEWIKRDPATYPRMRDAKGEPVDVLSPHSAANLQADARAFAALMQHLRRIDAGRYTVIAVQVQNEPGAIGTVRDHGAAGERAFDAAVPADVLQRLGKPAGSWSQVFGRDAEEMFSAWSNASYIQQVAAAGKAAYPLPLYVNTWLRYKGRTKAGEEYPAGGATWNVFDLWRLATPAIDFIGTDIYTSDYDEYTKVVGQYARADNPAWVSETGFEAATAPYHFHVLGRGGIGFSVFGIDGNEDTPDNQAALAAHAAGFGLLAPLQRALAAGAFAGTLQAAVEKAGVPKQSLRFGPWQAQVSFGAPGWGEAPAILPGTPQHDGRALVLELQPNVFLVTGFNSRVEFVRDRADGKYGQLLRVEQGRYVDGQWRFVRLLNGDETDYGLNFRRADPYVLRVTVGTY; encoded by the coding sequence ATGCCGCGCTACGTCAGCCGCGACGGCCACCACGCGCTGTTCGTCGACGGCGCGCCGTACAGCATCATGGCCGCGCAGCTGCACAACTCCAGCGCCTGGCCGCAGGTGTTGCCGCAGGCGCTGGACGCGGTGCAGGCGCTGCATGCGAACACGGTCGAGGCGCCGGTGTACTGGGAGCAGTTCGAACCGGAGCCGGGCCGCTACGACTACCGCAACGTCGATGCGCTGGTCGAGCAGAGCCGCGCGCGCGGGCTGCGCCTGATCGTGCTGTGGTTCGGCACCTGGAAGAACGGGCAGATGCACTACGTGCCGGAATGGATCAAGCGCGATCCGGCCACCTATCCGCGCATGCGCGACGCCAAGGGCGAACCGGTCGATGTGCTGTCGCCGCATTCCGCGGCCAACCTGCAGGCCGATGCGCGCGCCTTCGCCGCGCTGATGCAGCACCTGCGCAGGATCGACGCCGGCCGCTACACGGTGATCGCGGTGCAGGTGCAGAACGAACCCGGCGCGATCGGCACCGTGCGCGACCATGGCGCCGCCGGCGAGCGTGCGTTCGATGCCGCGGTGCCGGCGGACGTGCTGCAGCGCCTGGGCAAGCCGGCCGGCAGCTGGAGCCAGGTGTTCGGCCGCGATGCCGAGGAAATGTTCAGCGCCTGGAGCAACGCCAGCTACATCCAGCAGGTCGCCGCCGCCGGCAAGGCCGCGTATCCGCTGCCGCTGTACGTGAACACCTGGCTGCGCTACAAGGGCCGCACCAAAGCGGGCGAGGAATACCCGGCCGGCGGCGCCACCTGGAACGTGTTCGACCTGTGGCGCCTGGCCACGCCGGCGATCGACTTCATCGGCACCGACATCTACACCAGCGACTACGACGAGTACACCAAGGTGGTCGGCCAGTACGCGCGCGCCGACAATCCGGCCTGGGTGTCGGAGACCGGCTTCGAGGCGGCCACCGCGCCGTACCACTTCCACGTGCTCGGCCGCGGCGGCATCGGTTTTTCGGTGTTCGGCATCGACGGCAACGAGGACACGCCGGACAACCAGGCCGCGCTCGCCGCGCATGCGGCCGGCTTCGGCCTGCTCGCGCCGCTGCAGCGCGCACTGGCCGCCGGCGCGTTCGCCGGCACCTTGCAGGCGGCGGTGGAGAAGGCCGGGGTACCGAAGCAGAGCCTGCGCTTCGGGCCGTGGCAGGCGCAGGTGTCGTTCGGCGCGCCGGGCTGGGGCGAGGCGCCGGCGATCCTGCCCGGCACCCCGCAGCACGACGGCCGCGCGCTGGTGCTGGAATTGCAGCCGAACGTGTTCCTGGTCACAGGTTTCAATTCCCGGGTTGAATTTGTGCGCGACCGTGCCGATGGCAAATACGGGCAACTGCTGCGCGTGGAGCAGGGCCGCTACGTCGATGGGCAGTGGCGGTTCGTGCGCCTGTTGAACGGCGACGAGACCGACTACGGGCTCAACTTCCGGCGTGCCGATCCCTACGTGCTGCGGGTGACCGTGGGAACCTACTGA